A genomic segment from bacterium encodes:
- the prsK gene encoding PEP-CTERM system histidine kinase PrsK, which produces MFTIYDLAEIGACFAAFFSMLFVLVRKPGHLSGHFFVAAALTTGLMWAFFIGIIPRFDILSHLQHGLLTGMLSSATGFWLLFLLVFAREPAANLFRRRSLTVYAILTLLILAAIGAFFSNYFTIVNDDVDGRYIEITVVGRYYLTLLIVANAFGLLQLESTYRASHGRLRRSLVLPILTTALLLAVNIVSGMMGLLIARVEFMSIQISALLMMGSFVLLARFVVYEERQGQGVVVSREAVYSSVALVLIGGYFIVIGAAVKLLVSLGGSPQIFLSVLAAFVVILFFVALIMSGSIRNRWRSIVDRSIYSGKVELLTEITAFAEDVTAATDRQEMFAAIEHVLQHRCSMNNTVIYLRGDKLGEFVKRYPETVLGAESAAELEQYLFRIGRMSNASQFLALGLSLKNDERAFVESYSSCELIPLVARKEFVGFIACQSDKPIPDDVRFLIDSISHQLALSLLSVKQSEKLLETRELASFTKVSSFVIHDVKNLISMLSMIMQNAERKFDDPRFQQMTTETLRGAQERMKRLINRLSSPSDHLDFVLTNCDLHQTLLSLIEEMKLSAQNKITVVTEIENLPMVRGNEEKLRSVLSNLIINAIEAMPNGGELRFLATQDDNTASLTVQDTGSGMTAEFMRDRLFRPFQTSKPSGLGIGLFQSRELVEQMGGQLTVTSVVGQGSSFKLKLKKA; this is translated from the coding sequence ATGTTTACCATATACGACCTGGCTGAAATCGGGGCGTGTTTTGCAGCCTTCTTCTCAATGCTGTTTGTACTGGTGCGCAAACCTGGCCACCTATCCGGACATTTCTTCGTCGCAGCCGCATTAACCACGGGGCTCATGTGGGCATTCTTCATTGGAATTATTCCACGCTTCGATATTCTTAGTCACCTCCAGCACGGATTGCTCACCGGCATGCTCTCCAGCGCGACTGGATTCTGGCTGTTGTTTTTGCTCGTCTTTGCCCGTGAACCCGCTGCCAATCTGTTTCGCCGCCGTTCTTTGACTGTCTATGCCATTTTGACTCTGCTGATCCTGGCGGCTATCGGAGCATTCTTTAGCAATTACTTCACAATCGTCAATGACGACGTCGACGGACGGTACATTGAAATCACCGTCGTCGGGCGTTACTACCTGACACTTCTGATTGTCGCTAATGCCTTCGGACTCCTTCAACTTGAAAGCACCTACCGCGCATCGCATGGCCGGCTACGTCGCTCACTCGTATTGCCAATTTTAACAACCGCGCTGCTTCTCGCTGTCAACATTGTCTCGGGAATGATGGGACTCCTCATTGCCCGTGTCGAGTTCATGAGCATCCAGATCTCAGCGTTGCTTATGATGGGATCGTTCGTTCTTCTCGCCCGGTTCGTTGTCTACGAAGAACGCCAGGGGCAGGGCGTCGTGGTATCGCGCGAAGCCGTTTACTCTTCCGTTGCACTAGTCTTGATCGGCGGCTACTTCATCGTCATCGGCGCCGCAGTGAAGTTGCTCGTATCCCTTGGCGGCAGCCCGCAGATATTTCTCTCGGTCCTTGCCGCGTTCGTGGTGATACTATTCTTTGTAGCTTTGATAATGTCCGGCTCTATCCGCAACCGCTGGCGCTCAATCGTTGATCGTTCTATCTACTCCGGCAAGGTCGAGTTGCTCACCGAGATTACCGCATTCGCCGAAGATGTCACTGCCGCTACCGATCGCCAGGAGATGTTCGCCGCAATCGAGCATGTCCTGCAGCATAGATGCAGCATGAACAACACTGTGATCTATCTTCGAGGCGACAAGCTGGGCGAGTTTGTCAAACGTTACCCTGAAACGGTGCTTGGGGCCGAGAGCGCCGCAGAGTTGGAACAGTATTTATTCCGAATCGGACGCATGAGCAACGCCTCGCAGTTTCTTGCTCTTGGCCTGTCATTGAAAAACGATGAGCGTGCGTTCGTCGAGTCGTATTCTTCCTGCGAGCTGATTCCGCTTGTGGCACGCAAAGAATTTGTCGGCTTCATTGCCTGCCAATCGGATAAACCGATCCCCGATGATGTGCGCTTCCTAATCGATTCGATCTCGCACCAATTGGCGCTCTCGCTGCTATCAGTGAAACAGTCTGAAAAATTGCTTGAAACGCGCGAATTGGCTTCATTCACCAAGGTCTCGTCCTTCGTCATTCACGATGTCAAGAATCTGATTTCGATGCTCTCGATGATCATGCAAAATGCCGAACGCAAATTCGATGACCCGCGATTCCAACAAATGACCACGGAAACGCTCCGTGGCGCTCAAGAACGAATGAAGCGCCTGATCAATCGACTCTCGTCTCCATCTGATCATCTCGATTTTGTTCTCACCAATTGCGATTTGCATCAAACTTTACTAAGTTTGATTGAGGAGATGAAATTGTCTGCGCAGAACAAAATCACAGTGGTGACCGAAATCGAAAATCTACCTATGGTCCGCGGCAACGAAGAAAAATTGCGCAGCGTCCTTTCGAATCTCATCATCAACGCCATCGAGGCGATGCCCAATGGGGGAGAGCTGCGTTTTCTTGCCACACAGGACGACAACACAGCGTCTCTTACTGTGCAGGATACCGGCTCCGGAATGACAGCCGAGTTTATGCGCGACCGACTTTTTCGTCCTTTCCAGACCAGCAAGCCAAGCGGTTTGGGTATTGGTCTCTTTCAGTCCCGCGAGTTGGTCGAGCAGATGGGCGGGCAGTTGACTGTAACTTCAGTTGTTGGACAGGGAAGTAGTTTCAAATTGAAACTCAAAAAGGCATGA